ACCTCAGGCTCTTCCTCGGGAGATCCCAATGGGCAAGAAGGCCTCCTGCCGATCGCCAACGTGGGGCGGATCATGAAGGACGTGCTGCCGCCGGAGGCCAAGGTCTCGAAGCACGCCAAGGAGGTGATCCAGGAGTGCGCCACGGAGTTCATCGGCTTCGTCACCGGCGAGGCCTCGGAGCGATGCCGGCGGGAGCGGCGCAAGACGGTGAACGGCGACGACATCTGCCACGCCATGACCACCCTTGGCCTCGACAACTACGCCGGTGCCATGCGCAGGTACCTGCAGAGGTACCGCGAGGGCGAGGAGCTCGCGGCGGTGCTCAACAACCACAGCAGGTCACCGGCTCCGCCGGCGCCAGGTGACGGCATGATCCAG
This region of Triticum aestivum cultivar Chinese Spring unplaced genomic scaffold, IWGSC CS RefSeq v2.1 scaffold255228, whole genome shotgun sequence genomic DNA includes:
- the LOC123179327 gene encoding nuclear transcription factor Y subunit B-4, producing the protein MTNREDFIHFSGFTQQPGRLSLPRAPSTSGSSSGDPNGQEGLLPIANVGRIMKDVLPPEAKVSKHAKEVIQECATEFIGFVTGEASERCRRERRKTVNGDDICHAMTTLGLDNYAGAMRRYLQRYREGEELAAVLNNHSRSPAPPAPGDGMIQIDVWGELSN